DNA sequence from the Amycolatopsis sp. Hca4 genome:
ACATCCGCGGCACCGCACTGACCGCCGTCGAGCGGATGGGGATCCTGCCTGCCCTGCAGGACCTGCACATCTCGACGCGGCGGCTGACGTTCCTCGACGGCGACGGCGGCGAAATCGTGGCACTGGCCCCGGAAGCGGTCGTCGGCGGCATCGGCGGCGAAGACCTCGAGATCCGCCGCGGCGACCTGATCCGGACGCTGTACGACCTGGTCCGCGACGACGTCGAGGTCCGGTTCGACGACACGGTGGAAACCCTCACCGATGCCGCCGAAGGGGTCGACGTCACCTTCCGCAGCGGCCACCGGGACCGCTACGACCTGGTGATCGGCGCCGACGGCCTGCACTCCCGGACCCGCGAACTCGTCTTCGGTGAGGAGGCACCGTTCCACCACTACCTCGGTTACTGCTTCGCGGGGTTCACCATGCCCAACGACTTCGGGCTGTACCGCGAGGGGGTCTCGTGGAGCAAGCCGGGCAAGGGGGCGGCGCTGTATGCGGTTCTCGACAGCGAAAAGGTCCACGGCTTCCTGGTGTCCGCCCGGCCGGAGCCGCCGTTCGAGGCGTTCCGCAACCCGGAAGCCCAGCGCGAGTTGATCGCCCGCACCTTCGAAGGCGACGGCTGGGAAATCCCGCGCCTGGTCGCGGCGATGCGCGCGGCCGACGACCTGTTCTTCGACGTGATCAGCCAGATCCGCATGCCGTCCTGGTCATCCGGCCGGGTGGCGCTCATCGGCGACGCGGCGCACGCGCCATCGTTCCTGACCGGCCAGGGCACGAGCCTGGCGCTGGTGGGTGCGTACGTGCTCGGCCACGCACTGGCCACGAACCCGGACCACACGGCGGCTTTCGCGGCTTACGAGGAAAGGTTCCGCGGGTTCGCCGAGGCCAACCAGGCGCTGGTGACCGAGGGGCAGGCCACGCTGTTCCCGACGACCGCCGAAGCGCTCGAGCAACGCAACGCGGCACTGCGGCAGTTCACCGAAGTCCCGCGCGAGCCGAAGCCGGAGCACTCGGCGCTCGTCCTGCCGGAGTTCCCGGTCGCA
Encoded proteins:
- a CDS encoding FAD-dependent monooxygenase, whose amino-acid sequence is MKRVLISGASIAGPALAFWLRRAGFAVTLVEKAPALRVGGYPIDIRGTALTAVERMGILPALQDLHISTRRLTFLDGDGGEIVALAPEAVVGGIGGEDLEIRRGDLIRTLYDLVRDDVEVRFDDTVETLTDAAEGVDVTFRSGHRDRYDLVIGADGLHSRTRELVFGEEAPFHHYLGYCFAGFTMPNDFGLYREGVSWSKPGKGAALYAVLDSEKVHGFLVSARPEPPFEAFRNPEAQRELIARTFEGDGWEIPRLVAAMRAADDLFFDVISQIRMPSWSSGRVALIGDAAHAPSFLTGQGTSLALVGAYVLGHALATNPDHTAAFAAYEERFRGFAEANQALVTEGQATLFPTTAEALEQRNAALRQFTEVPREPKPEHSALVLPEFPVAVR